Proteins co-encoded in one Arachis hypogaea cultivar Tifrunner chromosome 13, arahy.Tifrunner.gnm2.J5K5, whole genome shotgun sequence genomic window:
- the LOC112792700 gene encoding bZIP transcription factor 44: protein MASPISGGYSGSGSEGDPQQHIMDQRKRKRMQSNRESARRSRMRKQQHLDSLISQTDELKKENSQISTSIGITTELYLNIESENAILRAQMAELSNRLHSLNDIINYINSVSSTTTGNHHFLHAHEAQETLFNDCGFMDPFNSLAANQPIMDMLMY from the coding sequence ATGGCTTCTCCAATTAGCGGAGGCTACTCTGGCTCTGGCTCTGAGGGAGATCCACAGCAGCATATAATGGAtcaaaggaagaggaagagaatgcAATCGAATCGGGAATCGGCGAGGAGATCGAGGATGAGGAAGCAGCAGCATCTTGATAGCCTGATTTCCCAGACTGATGAGCTGAAGAAGGAGAACAGCCAGATCAGCACAAGCATAGGGATCACCACAGAGCTTTATCTCAACATAGAATCTGAGAATGCAATCTTGAGGGCTCAGATGGCTGAACTTTCCAACAGGTTGCATTCTCTCAATGACATCATCAATTACATCAACTCTGTGTCTAGCACCACCACCGGCAACCACCACTTTCTTCATGCTCATGAGGCTCAGGAGACTCTTTTCAATGATTGTGGCTTCATGGACCCTTTCAACTCTCTGGCTGCTAATCAACCAATCATggacatgctcatgtattga